From the genome of Flavobacterium luteolum, one region includes:
- a CDS encoding copper resistance protein NlpE N-terminal domain-containing protein, with amino-acid sequence MKLILTALLLIIKLNLFAQSNQFAGDYTRSLSTEKHKIEYKLTLSQDGTFEFHSYSNMQGGNPEEGNLYGKGKWSAKDNLITFSSDKKTDLDEKYTLDFSHSTARFVTKNARDKSDKVVKTKLQFLESEIFWMRRIDIFKV; translated from the coding sequence ATGAAACTAATACTTACGGCATTACTTTTAATTATAAAATTAAACTTATTTGCACAGTCTAATCAGTTTGCAGGAGATTACACTCGTTCTCTTTCTACAGAAAAACATAAAATTGAATATAAACTTACTTTAAGTCAAGATGGAACATTTGAGTTTCATTCGTATTCCAATATGCAAGGCGGAAATCCAGAGGAAGGCAACTTGTATGGAAAAGGAAAATGGAGTGCAAAAGACAATCTGATTACTTTTTCGTCTGATAAAAAAACAGACTTAGATGAAAAATATACTTTAGATTTTAGCCATTCTACAGCAAGATTTGTCACTAAAAATGCAAGGGACAAAAGTGATAAAGTAGTGAAGACAAAACTTCAATTTTTAGAATCGGAAATCTTCTGGATGAGAAGAATTGATATTTTTAAAGTGTAA
- a CDS encoding GreA/GreB family elongation factor: protein MSQHIILTTGTYDLIKDHVRRKKVTVQEEELLLGQLKHATQVLRKNLPEDVVSIDRKITYKDHINNQERTILLVGPEKAKVSKNKISVLSDEGIAMVGYKEGDIIEWPAKKGNLKLEILKVEE from the coding sequence ATGTCGCAACATATTATTTTAACAACAGGAACCTACGATTTAATTAAAGATCACGTAAGAAGAAAAAAAGTAACTGTACAAGAAGAAGAGCTTTTATTAGGTCAGTTAAAACACGCCACACAAGTATTGAGAAAAAATCTGCCAGAAGATGTAGTTTCAATAGATCGAAAAATTACTTATAAAGACCATATCAATAACCAAGAAAGAACAATTCTTCTTGTTGGTCCAGAAAAAGCGAAAGTCAGTAAAAACAAAATTTCGGTTCTTTCAGATGAAGGAATTGCAATGGTGGGTTACAAAGAAGGCGATATTATTGAATGGCCTGCTAAAAAAGGAAATCTTAAATTAGAAATTTTGAAAGTAGAAGAGTAA
- a CDS encoding DUF6265 family protein, translated as MFQKITLLALVLAAVSCQKKETVEKDKIKKADWLIGNWENKTQDGVLSENWQKLNDSTFSASSYFIKGKDTLHFETIVLAQLGETLTYKATVKGQNDDKPVFFPSTSESDKQLIFENPKHDYPQKITYTKSANNTLTAEISGNLNGKPSSEKFVMTKK; from the coding sequence ATGTTTCAGAAAATTACTCTTTTAGCTCTTGTACTAGCCGCAGTTTCCTGCCAGAAAAAAGAAACGGTTGAAAAAGATAAAATCAAAAAAGCCGACTGGTTAATCGGGAATTGGGAAAATAAAACTCAAGATGGAGTTTTATCTGAAAATTGGCAAAAACTAAACGACAGTACTTTTAGCGCTTCTTCTTATTTTATTAAAGGAAAAGACACTTTGCATTTTGAAACTATTGTTTTGGCTCAACTAGGCGAAACACTAACTTACAAAGCAACTGTAAAAGGACAAAATGATGACAAACCGGTTTTCTTCCCTTCTACTTCTGAATCAGATAAACAATTGATTTTTGAAAATCCGAAACACGATTACCCTCAAAAAATCACTTATACAAAAAGTGCAAACAATACTTTGACAGCAGAGATTTCTGGGAATCTGAACGGAAAACCGAGTTCTGAAAAGTTTGTGATGACAAAGAAATAA
- a CDS encoding DUF5995 family protein: MKQAETIDEVILLLDQIIEKSKIDQSNLGLFAILYREVTVRVKEGILAGSFQNGERMEKLDVIFANRYLKAYYQYQAKEKPSECWAFAFEQAEKFWPIVLQHLLLGINAHINLDLGIASAEVSTVEDIEDLKADFDKINFILSNLVGGVEKCLIKIWPTLTWILKFTGKVDNFFIDFSMETARNGAWKFANEFVAVPENEREACTKLRDQRITEIARLVSNPGYFASAVFKFIRLFERGTIAQKIIDMQIMEEKNMECIVA; this comes from the coding sequence ATGAAACAAGCTGAAACTATAGACGAAGTAATTCTGTTATTGGATCAAATAATAGAAAAGTCAAAAATAGACCAAAGCAATTTAGGTCTATTTGCTATTCTGTATCGCGAAGTGACGGTAAGAGTAAAAGAAGGTATTCTGGCAGGTTCTTTTCAGAATGGTGAACGAATGGAAAAGCTGGATGTTATTTTTGCCAATCGGTATTTGAAAGCATATTATCAGTATCAAGCCAAGGAAAAACCGTCTGAATGCTGGGCATTTGCTTTTGAACAAGCCGAAAAGTTCTGGCCAATAGTTTTACAGCATTTACTGCTCGGAATCAACGCTCATATCAATCTCGATTTAGGAATTGCCTCGGCAGAAGTCAGTACAGTCGAAGATATCGAAGATTTAAAAGCCGATTTTGATAAGATAAACTTCATTTTGAGCAATTTGGTTGGTGGTGTCGAAAAATGCTTAATCAAAATTTGGCCTACACTTACGTGGATATTAAAATTTACAGGTAAAGTAGATAATTTCTTTATTGATTTTAGCATGGAAACCGCAAGAAACGGCGCATGGAAATTTGCCAACGAATTTGTTGCAGTTCCAGAAAACGAAAGAGAAGCCTGTACGAAATTACGAGACCAGAGAATAACAGAAATCGCCAGATTGGTTTCAAATCCTGGGTATTTTGCAAGCGCTGTTTTTAAATTCATTCGCTTATTTGAAAGAGGAACTATTGCTCAAAAAATAATCGATATGCAGATTATGGAAGAAAAAAATATGGAATGTATCGTGGCGTGA
- a CDS encoding MFS transporter → MILPFFKKIQNTPRGYRIANTVFFFLSGFGYSSWVSRIPHIQAQLKLSEAEFGAVLFAFPIGLMLTMPFTGKLLNKYSSRYIMLLGAVMFNVALSLPGLAAFVWQLVIILLFFGASRNIFNLSINAQSLEVQKLYPKSIITRFHAVWSIAVFSGAGLGYVMVTQKIAPSHHLLGVSIFMLALTACFYPMSIHNEPVPVKKKFFSMPEKNLVKFSLICFVSMACENTMYDWSGIYFENILKASPKLTSAAFVFFASAVTLGRIFGDYGVTKFGTKKILLYSGILITAGFGLCFVLPYAYPTIFGYVLIGFGVSCVVPLVFSIAGRSSKLSSGSALTSISTIGYLGFLLVPPMVGFISEYLSMKWAFLIMALLGILMIFMVNKIGENE, encoded by the coding sequence ATGATTTTACCATTCTTTAAAAAGATTCAAAATACGCCTCGAGGATATCGTATTGCCAATACAGTTTTTTTCTTTCTTTCTGGTTTTGGTTATTCTTCTTGGGTTTCGAGAATCCCACATATACAAGCCCAATTAAAATTATCTGAAGCCGAATTTGGAGCCGTTTTATTTGCTTTTCCAATCGGTTTAATGTTGACAATGCCTTTTACAGGAAAACTGTTAAACAAATACAGCAGCCGTTATATCATGTTACTGGGAGCGGTTATGTTCAATGTTGCTTTGTCACTGCCAGGTTTAGCGGCATTTGTTTGGCAGTTGGTTATTATACTTTTGTTCTTTGGAGCTTCTCGTAATATTTTTAATTTATCTATAAATGCACAATCTCTTGAAGTGCAGAAATTATATCCAAAATCGATTATTACGCGTTTTCATGCAGTTTGGAGTATTGCCGTTTTTTCGGGAGCGGGATTAGGCTATGTAATGGTAACACAGAAAATTGCGCCATCGCATCACTTATTGGGAGTAAGTATTTTTATGCTGGCACTAACGGCTTGTTTTTATCCGATGAGTATTCACAACGAACCTGTTCCAGTTAAAAAGAAGTTCTTCTCAATGCCAGAAAAAAATCTGGTAAAATTTTCGCTGATTTGTTTTGTTTCTATGGCTTGTGAAAACACAATGTACGATTGGAGCGGAATTTATTTCGAAAATATACTAAAAGCTTCTCCAAAATTAACCAGCGCCGCATTTGTATTTTTTGCTTCGGCTGTAACTTTAGGACGTATTTTTGGCGATTATGGCGTAACTAAATTTGGAACTAAAAAAATCCTGCTTTATAGCGGAATCTTAATAACGGCTGGTTTCGGTCTTTGCTTTGTCTTGCCGTATGCATATCCAACAATTTTTGGCTATGTTTTAATCGGATTTGGAGTTTCTTGCGTGGTTCCTTTAGTGTTTAGCATTGCCGGAAGATCTTCAAAATTAAGCAGCGGTTCTGCCTTAACTTCCATATCAACAATTGGTTACCTCGGATTTTTATTAGTTCCGCCAATGGTTGGTTTTATTTCTGAATATCTAAGCATGAAATGGGCATTTCTGATTATGGCGCTTCTAGGTATTCTGATGATTTTTATGGTGAATAAGATCGGGGAGAATGAATAA
- a CDS encoding type IA DNA topoisomerase, whose protein sequence is MKVCIAEKPSVAREIASVLGANTKHDGYYEGNGYAVTYTFGHLCTLKEPNDYKPHWKSWDLNNLPMLPEKFETKVVQNSGIQKQFKIIKSLFEKAEVVINCGDAGQEGELIQRWVMNEAHYKGEIQRLWISSLTTEAIKEGFENLKPSANYDNLYYAGFSRAIGDWLLGMNATRLYTVKHGGYKQVLSIGRVQTPTLAMVVDRFREIENFKPQPYWELQTLYRETLFSYEEGRFLNQEDGQIIAAKVKESDFEIVSVDKKNGNEYAPKLFDLTGLQVYCNQKFGFSAEETLKIAQTLYEQKVITYPRVDTTFLPNDIYPKVSGILQKLTNYAALTQPVLEKKIKKSPKVFNDKKVTDHHAIIPTGVQNNLPFNQQQVYDIITRRFIAVFYDDCLVANTTVIGKAADVTFKATGKEILKKGFRVVFEDPNAKEKEPDLLPSFTVGEKGPHEPSFLQKETKPPNQFTEATLLRAMETAGKQVDDEDLRELMKENGIGRPSTRANIIETLFKRQYIVRNKKQVLPTLTGIQLIDTIQNELVKSAELTGTWEKQLKDIEKGTFTAAAFIRNMKHMVEALVYEVRSETKHANISHAATIQKPVVKAEKEKKKAAGISAETCPKCQKGNILKGKSAFGCSEYKSGCDFVLPFVFHDKKITESQYLRLVQKGSTVNIKGFKTDSGAIEGLIRFEENYKLKLEPKKTDKKAETKESSDALMCPKCKKGTILKGKTAYGCAEYKSGCDFKVTFDEVREKLKDQKPTKELVYSILSASV, encoded by the coding sequence ATGAAGGTCTGTATTGCTGAGAAACCAAGTGTAGCACGTGAAATCGCATCTGTTTTGGGCGCTAATACCAAACATGACGGATATTATGAAGGCAATGGCTACGCTGTGACTTATACTTTCGGGCATTTATGCACCTTAAAAGAACCCAACGATTATAAACCGCATTGGAAAAGTTGGGATTTGAATAATCTACCTATGCTTCCTGAAAAATTTGAAACCAAAGTCGTTCAGAATTCGGGAATTCAGAAACAGTTTAAAATTATTAAAAGCCTTTTTGAGAAAGCCGAAGTGGTTATCAACTGCGGGGATGCTGGACAAGAAGGAGAACTGATTCAGCGCTGGGTAATGAATGAAGCGCATTATAAAGGCGAAATTCAGCGTTTATGGATTTCGTCACTTACAACAGAAGCAATCAAAGAAGGTTTTGAAAACTTAAAACCATCAGCCAATTACGATAATTTATACTACGCCGGGTTTTCTAGAGCTATTGGCGATTGGTTATTAGGAATGAATGCCACACGTTTGTATACCGTAAAACATGGTGGTTACAAACAGGTTTTATCTATTGGGCGCGTACAGACGCCAACGCTGGCAATGGTTGTGGATCGTTTTAGAGAAATCGAAAACTTTAAACCTCAGCCTTATTGGGAATTGCAGACTTTATATAGAGAAACACTTTTTAGTTATGAAGAAGGCCGTTTTCTAAACCAAGAAGATGGACAAATTATAGCAGCGAAAGTTAAAGAAAGTGATTTCGAAATTGTTTCTGTAGATAAAAAGAACGGAAACGAATATGCGCCAAAGCTTTTTGATTTAACTGGTTTACAGGTTTATTGCAACCAGAAATTTGGATTTTCGGCAGAGGAAACGTTGAAAATTGCACAGACTTTATACGAACAGAAAGTAATTACATATCCCAGAGTAGATACGACTTTTTTACCGAATGACATTTATCCGAAAGTGTCTGGGATTTTGCAGAAATTGACGAATTATGCAGCGTTGACCCAGCCTGTTTTGGAGAAAAAAATCAAAAAATCGCCAAAGGTTTTCAACGATAAAAAAGTAACCGATCACCATGCGATTATTCCAACGGGAGTTCAAAACAATCTGCCGTTCAATCAACAGCAGGTTTACGATATTATTACAAGACGTTTTATTGCCGTTTTTTACGATGATTGTCTCGTTGCCAATACAACCGTAATCGGAAAAGCTGCCGATGTGACTTTTAAAGCAACTGGAAAAGAAATCCTAAAAAAAGGTTTTCGTGTTGTTTTTGAAGATCCGAATGCGAAAGAAAAAGAACCCGATTTATTGCCGAGCTTTACTGTGGGCGAAAAAGGGCCGCATGAACCATCTTTTCTTCAAAAAGAAACCAAACCGCCTAATCAGTTTACCGAAGCGACTTTACTTCGCGCCATGGAAACCGCAGGAAAACAGGTTGACGACGAAGATTTACGTGAATTGATGAAAGAAAACGGAATCGGACGTCCGTCAACTAGAGCGAATATTATTGAAACGCTTTTCAAACGTCAGTATATTGTTCGAAATAAAAAACAGGTTTTACCAACTTTAACGGGAATTCAATTGATCGATACGATTCAGAACGAATTGGTAAAATCGGCAGAACTTACTGGAACTTGGGAAAAACAACTGAAAGATATTGAAAAAGGAACTTTCACCGCTGCTGCGTTTATCAGAAACATGAAGCATATGGTGGAAGCTTTGGTTTATGAAGTTCGAAGCGAAACCAAACATGCCAATATTTCACATGCTGCAACGATTCAGAAACCTGTTGTAAAAGCAGAAAAAGAGAAAAAGAAAGCGGCCGGAATTTCGGCAGAAACATGTCCGAAATGTCAAAAAGGAAATATACTAAAAGGAAAATCGGCTTTTGGTTGCAGCGAATACAAATCGGGCTGTGATTTTGTGTTGCCTTTTGTTTTTCACGATAAAAAAATTACGGAAAGTCAGTATTTAAGATTGGTTCAGAAAGGTTCTACAGTAAATATAAAAGGCTTTAAAACCGATTCTGGAGCTATTGAGGGTTTAATTCGTTTTGAAGAGAATTACAAACTGAAATTAGAGCCAAAGAAAACGGATAAAAAAGCCGAAACAAAAGAAAGTTCAGATGCTTTGATGTGTCCGAAATGCAAAAAAGGAACGATCCTAAAAGGCAAAACAGCTTATGGCTGCGCTGAATACAAATCAGGCTGTGATTTTAAAGTGACTTTTGATGAAGTTCGTGAAAAACTAAAAGATCAAAAACCAACTAAGGAATTGGTTTATTCTATTTTGAGCGCTAGCGTTTGA
- a CDS encoding toxin-antitoxin system YwqK family antitoxin, with translation MTKKIILLISILIYSCNKADLNDKDKRNENWVYWVDSKTGEASWVPVSDQTTVKNGKYISFYAKGTIYEKGKLKNGKNIDTIYWYDLNEKLIHYSLTKSDTFTQYYINNGPYISYFQNGKVFEKAIVKNHKIKDQWTRYYKNGNIEWSNNLNDGTGKKIWYFENGQLSHSTDYVKNKIDGKNESWHKNGQRKEVSNWNNGMQNGLYESFYENGKLETRTNWRNDKTEGTSEIWYDNGQKKGVQFYKSGLTDGNYKLWHSNGKLRADMNFSMGKKNGKAVKYHENGNLQAEGFYKNDLENGTFKWYDEKGKLIKKTDYVNGEIIDK, from the coding sequence ATGACAAAAAAAATAATATTATTAATTTCAATTTTAATCTATAGTTGCAATAAAGCAGACTTAAACGACAAAGATAAAAGAAATGAAAACTGGGTTTATTGGGTTGACTCCAAAACTGGTGAAGCATCTTGGGTTCCTGTTAGTGATCAAACTACAGTTAAAAATGGAAAATATATTTCTTTTTATGCCAAAGGAACAATTTACGAAAAAGGAAAATTGAAAAATGGTAAAAATATCGATACGATTTATTGGTATGATCTAAATGAAAAATTAATTCATTATTCGCTAACTAAATCTGATACTTTCACACAATATTATATAAACAATGGACCTTATATCTCCTATTTCCAAAATGGAAAAGTTTTTGAAAAAGCAATCGTAAAAAATCATAAAATTAAAGATCAATGGACAAGATATTATAAAAATGGTAATATCGAATGGTCTAATAATCTTAACGATGGAACAGGAAAAAAAATATGGTATTTTGAAAATGGCCAATTGTCTCATTCAACGGATTATGTTAAGAACAAAATAGATGGTAAAAATGAGAGTTGGCATAAAAACGGACAAAGAAAAGAGGTGTCTAACTGGAATAATGGAATGCAAAATGGCTTATACGAATCATTTTATGAAAATGGCAAACTCGAGACACGTACTAATTGGCGTAATGATAAAACAGAGGGCACTAGTGAAATATGGTACGATAATGGTCAGAAAAAAGGTGTCCAATTTTATAAATCTGGACTTACTGATGGAAATTACAAACTATGGCACTCTAATGGTAAATTAAGAGCTGACATGAATTTTTCTATGGGCAAAAAAAATGGAAAAGCAGTTAAATATCACGAAAATGGAAACCTTCAAGCCGAAGGGTTCTATAAAAATGATCTTGAGAATGGTACTTTTAAATGGTATGATGAGAAAGGCAAACTTATAAAAAAAACAGATTATGTTAATGGCGAAATAATTGACAAATGA